The DNA region TGGGAAGGGGTCGACTAGTTCATGACGTGCCGGGGGCCTGTCTTCTTTGCTTCAGCGCAAAGTTTCCCCCCAAACAATCAAGCACTGCACTCCCCACCCCTGTAGCCAGAGGTTCCAGTGGCGGATCCAGTGGTGGGTGCTTCCCCACAGTGGGCTACGGGTTCTCCTCACTCCCACCTCCCCCCGCTCTAGCTCCTTTCTCGTTCCTTGGGCGGATCCAAGGGAGTTTGATGACAGATGCACAGAACCGCTTCCTTTGGCAGCCCTGAGATTCTGATATCCTCCTGGCTCCTGCGTGGGCCCGGTTCTACCCAGGCTGACTGTCGGGCAGACAACCCTGTCAGAGAGAGGGGCTTCGCAGGGGCATCCAGGGCCGGCTCGGTCGCAGTGCGTGGGCACAGGCAGAGGGGCCAATGTCCGGGTTTATATAAGTTTTAATGACAAGCAAATTGCTGTTAACACAAAAATTTAGCATCAAGGGGAAGTTTAGGGTGCCCCCTGTGATGGCCCCTTGCCCTTCGCTGGCAGGTCTGCCAAGGTGGCCAAATGAAGCCTCTTCCTCCCCGTCCTCTGCAGACACACCAGGATGAAGACAGCCGACATTTACATCTGTAGCTTGGCCCCGGCGGGCCCGGCGGACACTTTGGTGCTGCCGACACTGCCCTTCCAGGGCACAGATGTCCTCCTGGGCTTCTGGCCATTTGGGAACGCCCTGTGCAAGATGGTCAGTGGCAGTTAGCACGGGGGGAGGCAGCGGGGTCCTGGCGGAGGAGGCGGCTCAGGGTGGGCTCCGGGCTGCCAACCAGGCCGAACCCACAGCGAGCGTCTGCGCTCGTCCCCGTCCAGGCAGGGCTGAGGGGCAGGCCAGCAGCCCGCGGGACCTCGGAAGCGGACCACGGCTCGTCCTCTCCACCTGCACCCAGACCTCTCCTCGGCTCCCACCTCCGACGCCGCCCCCTGcctccagccccgccccgcccccacctccacGCCCCACCGCTCCGACCCGGCCCCCAGCCTGCATCGCCACCTCGCCCCCTGCCCCTTTCCGTGCCCCAATCCCCGCCCCCGCCCAACCCCCACCAGCTGGGCTCGGTCAAGTCTCCCGGCTTcgctgagccttggtttccccgcCTGCCTGCGCAGAAGGGACGCCGAACCTTCCTCACGGGGTAGTGGGGGAGGCCGGGCGGGGGAGGGTCAGCGGATCGGTCAGCGGATCAGCGGGGAAGCTGCGGGCTCGCCTGGCGCTCTGGACTTTGCCCACCAGGGGCGCTGTGGCCCGCGGGAGGCTGCGCCCAGGGGCCGCGCCGGGTGGTGCGGGGCCGGGGTCCGGGCCACGGCGAGGGGATTTGGGGAGTGGAAGGAGACGGCCAGTTCTCTCTGGGCCCAGAAGCCCAGGGCATGGGGACACTCCCTCCCCGTTCCCCAGTCCATCTCCGGAGGCACGGTGGAGGGGGGGGGGCGTTTTCCCCGGGGTCCACAACTCACTCGGGCAGGATCCCGGTGAGGGCTCTCCTCTCCCCCCAACCTTGGCTGGCCCATGTCTCCCCCACCCTTGGTGTGTCGCGGGCCCTGCGTGAAGACCCTCCCTCCCATCGGGTGTGGACCGCCTGGCTGGGCCTGCCCCTGCTCGGCCCCCACCATGGACCCCAGTGCGAGACGGTGGCTCCCGTTGCTGGGCTGTGTGTGGGGCGGGGGCCACCCCAGGGGATAAAAAGTGTGCGGTCCGTTGAGGAGGCTTGGTTGGCACCTCCCGTGCTAGGGAGATGTTCTGCAGGGGACGGGGTGGGAGACCCTTGCTCGGCCCGGCGTTCCCGTGGGCTTCCGGCTGACACAGCCCCGCCCCCGCTGCTGCGCACTCACGCCACGCGCGCTCACGCCACGCGCACTCACGCCTCGCTTCGGCCCAGCTGGGGTCTTAGCTGGGGTGTGGGAGCCGCAACTTCTCTCGAGGAGCTCGCAGGGCGCAGGATGAACGCTGACGAGGTAATCACGGCTGCTGCTTGGAGAGGTGTGACTGCAGCACAGTGAGAGAGCGGATCGGGAACAGCTAGTTCTTCGTGGGGGAGGCTGGGTGCTAGTGGCGGTTTGAGAAGTGGCCACAGCCCCTGAGTGTGGGTGGGACTTGGGGACTCGCTTCTAaggaacagaaagcagaatggctTCCCAGGTTGGCCTTAAAGGTGTGGAGGTTTCCGCCTGGCTCTCTCGGCTGCTGCCCTGTGGGCTCGCTGCCACCCCTGGAGGATGCCCGAGCAGCCTGTGGACAGCCCGCAGGGCCAGGAACGGAGGCCTCCGGCCAGTGGCCACGAGAGGAAGCGGCTCCTCCAGCCCCGGTGTGGCCTTCAGGTGATTGGGACCTCGGCTGAAGTCCTGCCTGCAAtgtcatgagagaccctgagctgcAGCCAGCCGAGAGCTGCTGGAAGGTTCCTGACCCACAAGGGTTGTGAACTAGTAAATGTTCTGAGCTGCTAATTTTGGGGGAGGGTTTTATACAGTAATAGCTTACTAATACCATGTGGTCAGAAAGATAACAGGACGGAGGTAGCCTCTGAGTTGTTTCAGgctgagagagggaaggggagaggggcgtGGGTCCGAGCTCTTCCACGTGACCGGGTGGGGGGGAGGCGGCCACGCAGCCTGGGGGCCACCTCACCGGGTGGCGAAAGGTGTGTCCCGCTTGCCAGCGGGACAGACTGACTAGAGCCGTGTCACAAGGACTAAAACCAACCTGGGGCCCCATAAGCCTCGCAGGGTTATCGGGTGCCGGGCAGGTGACTTACGGAACGGCAGGGCTGGAGCTCCAGGCCTGGAAGCAGCTGAGAGCCGTGGGGCCAAGAGTGCGGAGCCTGGCCGAGGCCCACCAAAGCCGTCTTCAGGGACTCGTGGCAGAAATGGTCTCTGAGCAGCCAGCCCCTTagtgtccccaccccacccccaggtggAGCCCCTGCTGGCAGAGTCTAGGCCCCCGGCCACACCTCAGGGGGGAAGGGGTCCAGGTGCCAGCCTGTCTAAGTGACAGGTGCCCTCCAGAGGTCCTGGCAGAAGGGCCCTGGGTCCTATAGCAGGACATGGGAGGGGACCACAGGCATCGGCATGAAGGGCACAAGGGGCATGGGGTGCTCGAGGGAGCCTGAGCCCTGCTGAGGGAGCCAGGAGGGGACACGggcacaggcctcctggcgggaCGCCACCTGAGTTCTGGGCTGTGAGAGCGCGCTTCATGGCCTCCTTTGATGTGCGCCTTGGCTCTTACAGCGACACCTGGCTTTGTTGCCCCAGGTGCCCCCCAGGACGTCTGTTGTGCCAGGACCATCTGCCTGGGTCGGCGGGACCTGAATCCCTGCAGCTGGCCACCCAAGGGCTGTCTAGGAGGCAGAGACGGGGGGGTCCATGGCCGCCTCTGCGGGCTTGGTGGCCAGCCTTCGTGGGGCCTTCTCTTTCTGTCTGGAGAAAATCGTGATGGGATGTGAACAAGTGGGGTGCTGCCCTAAAGGAGCAGAGCTTTCTACGGTTGCGTGACCGCGAGGGAGGGGTGCCTATGCCCCCGGGCACTGGAACGTGGCACAGAGGCGCTTCCAGAAGCTGTGGTCCGGGAAGGCCTAGAGGACGGGGTTGAGGCAGGAGCTGGTGTAGCCGAGGCTGGTGACGACATAGGAGATGATGATGACCAGTGGCGTCTGGGGCAGGTCTGTGGTCAGGGCCACGACTGAGGCCAGGTGGAAGGGAGTCCAGCAGAGCAGGCCCACGGCCAGCACAGCCAGGACCTGGAGACTCACCTTCCGCTTGGCCTTGTCCAGAGCCTTGGCTCCGGAGTGGAGCCGCAGGGCCTGCAGCCTCCACGTAGAGAACATAGAGGGTGCCCGTGGGCACCGCCAAGCCCAGCACCGGCGTGTAGATGCTGATTGCCTGGAACCAGGCCCGCTCAGGCCGTGGGCAGCTCAGCCCGCAGCTCGTGACCTGTAGCTCATTGCCGTAGACCCCGGCGAAGGTGAAGAAGGGCAGCATTGCGACAGTGACACACAGCCAGGTGCACAGGCTGGGGGTCTCAGCCCCGCGGAAAGTGTGCCGGGGCGTGCGGCGGGGCCGCACCATGGCTGGCACCACCAGGTAGCGGTCCATGCTCATGGCGGCCGGGAAGTAGACGCTGGAGAAGATGTTGCAGCGGTCGGTGGCCAGCACCAGCTTGCAGAGCAGCTCCCCAACGGGCCAGCGCTGCAGCACGTGCTTGGCGATGTTGGTGGGCAGCACCGGTGTGAAGAGTCGTCGCGATGGCCAGGTTC from Tursiops truncatus isolate mTurTru1 chromosome 15, mTurTru1.mat.Y, whole genome shotgun sequence includes:
- the NPBWR2 gene encoding LOW QUALITY PROTEIN: neuropeptides B/W receptor type 2 (The sequence of the model RefSeq protein was modified relative to this genomic sequence to represent the inferred CDS: inserted 4 bases in 2 codons; substituted 1 base at 1 genomic stop codon), which translates into the protein MEATGPESPDSRGFPLPGTTGAGLSRDNGTRHSVTLPEPLPALHVFLPVVYAAICAVRLTGNAAAICVIPRAPRMKTVTHAFTLNLAIATXLFTPVLPTNIAKHVLQRWPVGELLCKLVLATDRCNIFSSVYFPAAMSMDRYLVVPAMVRPRRTPRHTFRGAETPSLCTWLCVTVAMLPFFTFAGVYGNELQVTSCGLSCPRPERAWFQAISIYTPVLGLAVPTGTLYVLYVXRLQALRLHSGAKALDKAKRKVSLQVLAVLAVGLLCWTPFHLASVVALTTDLPQTPLVIIISYVVTSLGYTSSCLNPVLXAFPDHSFWKRLCATFQCPGA